A single window of Sporosarcina sp. FSL W7-1349 DNA harbors:
- the floA gene encoding flotillin-like protein FloA (flotillin-like protein involved in membrane lipid rafts) gives MPAILGTGSTITIVAIAFVAILVLSVFFTLVPVTLWISAMAAGVRVSIFTLIGMRLRRVIPSRVVNPLIKAHKAGLNVSINQLESHYLAGGNVDRVVNALIAAHRANIELTFERAAAIDLAGRDVLEAVQMSVNPKVIETPFIAGVAMNGIEVKAKARITVRANIDRLVGGAGEETVVARVGEGIVSTIGSSVDHAKVLENPDMISQTVLAKGLDSGTAFEILSIDIADVDIGKNIGAELQTEQAMADKNIAQAKAEERRAMAVANEQEMKAKVQEMRAKVVGAEAEVPLAMAEALRTGNIGIMDYMNYKNIQADTGMRDSISKLGGETQTPNDKKQS, from the coding sequence ATGCCAGCAATTTTGGGAACTGGAAGTACGATTACGATCGTTGCCATCGCGTTCGTCGCGATCCTAGTTTTATCTGTATTTTTTACGTTAGTGCCCGTGACTCTCTGGATTTCCGCGATGGCCGCCGGAGTGCGCGTCAGTATCTTCACGCTCATCGGGATGAGACTCCGTCGGGTTATCCCAAGCCGGGTCGTAAATCCATTGATCAAAGCGCATAAGGCGGGTTTAAATGTAAGCATTAACCAACTAGAAAGCCACTACCTTGCCGGAGGGAATGTCGACCGGGTTGTCAATGCCTTGATCGCAGCCCACCGTGCAAACATTGAACTGACATTTGAACGTGCCGCCGCAATCGATCTTGCGGGTCGTGACGTTTTAGAAGCGGTGCAGATGTCCGTTAACCCGAAAGTCATCGAAACGCCATTCATTGCGGGCGTTGCAATGAACGGGATTGAGGTGAAAGCGAAGGCGCGGATCACCGTCCGTGCAAATATCGACCGTCTCGTCGGGGGAGCCGGGGAAGAGACTGTGGTCGCCCGTGTCGGGGAAGGGATCGTTTCTACTATTGGTTCATCGGTAGACCATGCCAAAGTACTGGAAAATCCCGATATGATTTCCCAGACGGTGCTTGCGAAAGGACTGGATTCAGGAACTGCTTTCGAAATTCTCTCTATCGATATTGCGGATGTTGATATCGGGAAGAATATCGGTGCGGAACTTCAAACAGAACAAGCGATGGCTGACAAGAACATTGCTCAAGCCAAAGCGGAAGAGCGTCGTGCGATGGCCGTCGCCAACGAACAGGAAATGAAAGCGAAAGTCCAAGAAATGCGTGCGAAAGTGGTCGGCGCCGAGGCGGAAGTTCCGCTTGCTATGGCGGAGGCACTCCGTACAGGCAATATCGGAATTATGGATTACATGAATTATAAAAATATCCAAGCCGATACAGGAATGCGTGACTCCATCAGTAAATTAGGCGGCGAAACACAAACGCCTAATGATAAAAAGCAATCGTAA
- a CDS encoding PhoH family protein, whose translation MDEQMTQLHIEDPNEAVMLLGISDQNMKLIEEALDLSIMTRGDTISLEGPEQNRLLAKELLEQLLKVIRRGININQRDVVSAIEMAKAGTIEYFSELYDEEIARNTKGKAIRAKTIGQREYIQAIRQKDLVFCIGPAGTGKTYLAVVLAVQAMKTGSVKRIILTRPAVEAGESLGFLPGDLKEKVDPYLRPLYDALHDVLGAEHTDRLIERGVIEIAPLAYMRGRTLDDAFVILDEAQNTTKAQMKMFLTRLGFGSKMVITGDKTQIDLPRGTVSGLIEVETILQNVSDIHFQYLEQGDVVRHPIVAKIIAAYEKEQSQS comes from the coding sequence TTGGATGAACAAATGACGCAACTCCATATCGAAGATCCGAACGAGGCTGTCATGCTTCTCGGAATTTCCGATCAGAATATGAAATTAATCGAAGAAGCTTTGGATTTATCCATCATGACACGGGGTGACACGATCTCCCTTGAAGGGCCGGAACAAAACCGCCTATTGGCCAAGGAACTCCTCGAACAACTGTTGAAAGTAATCCGACGAGGCATTAATATTAATCAACGCGACGTCGTTTCAGCTATCGAGATGGCGAAAGCCGGGACAATCGAGTATTTCTCAGAACTTTATGATGAAGAGATTGCAAGGAATACGAAAGGCAAAGCGATCCGGGCGAAAACGATCGGACAGCGGGAATACATTCAAGCAATCCGTCAAAAAGACCTAGTATTCTGCATCGGGCCGGCCGGAACAGGGAAGACCTATTTGGCTGTCGTCCTGGCTGTGCAGGCTATGAAAACCGGTTCTGTCAAGCGCATCATCTTGACCCGTCCGGCTGTGGAAGCGGGCGAAAGCCTCGGGTTCCTTCCAGGTGATCTGAAAGAAAAGGTGGACCCTTATTTGCGTCCTCTTTATGATGCGCTTCACGACGTATTAGGCGCTGAACATACGGACCGCCTCATTGAACGGGGAGTCATCGAAATCGCCCCGCTGGCCTACATGCGGGGAAGGACGCTGGATGATGCGTTTGTCATCCTTGATGAGGCCCAGAATACGACAAAGGCGCAGATGAAGATGTTCCTGACCCGGCTTGGATTTGGATCGAAGATGGTCATCACTGGCGATAAAACCCAAATCGATTTGCCAAGAGGAACCGTTTCAGGGTTGATTGAAGTGGAAACCATCTTACAAAATGTGTCCGATATCCATTTTCAATATTTGGAGCAGGGAGATGTCGTTCGGCATCCAATCGTCGCGAAAATCATTGCAGCATACGAAAAGGAGCAGTCGCAATCGTGA
- a CDS encoding NfeD family protein — protein MRKFLGNTLLLLFVLSAMVIPFSGTDAAAQKVYKVPVHNEIEKGLYAFLQRSFQEAEEAGANAIFLDLDTPGGFTDAAGKIAQLFEVTDMPIIAFIDNEALSAGAFLALHADRIYMVPTGTMGASQVIESTGNAAGAKAHSAWVANMISAAESSGRNPLYAEAMAEPNIDLPKYRAGKGDLLTLTAKEAEEVRYSDGTVSTFKELLEVTGYADAEVVSTNETFAESIARFVTNPIVVPILLSVASLGIVLELYSPGFGVPGMMGLAALFLFFFGHLVAGLAGYETIILFIIGIGLVIAEFFLPGGIAGIIGSLAIIGSIIMAGGNPLYMGISVLIAIAIAATGMGIIMKFFGKKLHLLNKMVLMDATDTESGYVSNVNRVELLGKVAKTTTPLRPAGTIELDGERIDVVSQGSYIDRGKDVIIVKVEGSRIVVRETDEKGENE, from the coding sequence ATGCGTAAATTCTTGGGAAATACGTTACTGCTCCTCTTCGTTTTATCCGCAATGGTTATACCTTTTTCCGGAACAGATGCTGCTGCGCAAAAAGTTTACAAAGTTCCGGTTCACAATGAGATTGAAAAGGGGCTTTACGCTTTCTTACAGCGCTCCTTCCAAGAGGCGGAGGAGGCGGGGGCGAACGCTATTTTCCTCGATCTCGATACACCAGGCGGCTTTACCGACGCGGCCGGGAAAATAGCCCAGCTGTTCGAAGTCACGGATATGCCGATTATCGCATTCATTGATAACGAAGCGTTATCTGCCGGGGCGTTTCTAGCCCTTCATGCGGACCGAATTTATATGGTGCCAACCGGGACGATGGGTGCATCGCAAGTCATTGAGTCTACGGGAAATGCGGCGGGCGCCAAAGCCCATAGTGCATGGGTTGCGAACATGATTAGCGCGGCAGAATCATCCGGACGGAACCCATTATATGCCGAAGCCATGGCGGAACCTAACATTGACTTGCCTAAATACCGGGCCGGTAAAGGGGACCTCTTGACACTTACGGCGAAGGAGGCGGAGGAAGTTCGATATAGTGATGGTACGGTCTCCACGTTTAAGGAGCTTTTGGAGGTGACAGGCTATGCGGATGCGGAAGTCGTTTCGACAAACGAAACGTTCGCGGAAAGCATCGCCCGCTTCGTCACAAATCCGATCGTCGTGCCCATTTTACTGTCTGTTGCTAGCCTGGGCATCGTGTTGGAACTGTATTCACCCGGGTTCGGAGTGCCAGGTATGATGGGTCTCGCGGCACTGTTCTTGTTTTTCTTCGGCCATCTAGTGGCAGGGCTTGCCGGTTATGAGACGATCATCCTCTTTATTATCGGGATTGGTCTTGTTATCGCCGAGTTTTTCTTGCCAGGCGGGATTGCAGGGATTATCGGCTCCCTTGCAATCATCGGAAGTATCATTATGGCTGGCGGCAATCCGCTTTACATGGGGATTTCGGTCTTGATTGCGATTGCTATCGCCGCCACAGGGATGGGGATCATTATGAAGTTTTTTGGAAAAAAACTGCATTTGCTGAACAAGATGGTGTTGATGGATGCTACGGACACGGAAAGCGGTTATGTATCCAACGTCAATCGGGTCGAATTGCTTGGAAAAGTTGCGAAGACGACGACGCCCCTCCGTCCAGCCGGTACAATCGAATTGGACGGGGAACGGATTGATGTCGTTTCGCAAGGAAGTTACATTGACCGTGGAAAAGATGTTATCATTGTGAAGGTTGAAGGTTCCCGTATCGTAGTGCGGGAAACCGATGAAAAGGGGGAAAATGAATAA
- the rpsU gene encoding 30S ribosomal protein S21 produces MSKTVVRKNESLEDALRRFKRTVSKSGTIQEVRKREYYEKPSVKRKKKSEAARKRKF; encoded by the coding sequence ATGTCGAAAACTGTTGTTCGTAAAAACGAATCGCTTGAAGATGCTCTTCGCCGCTTCAAACGTACTGTATCCAAAAGTGGAACAATACAAGAGGTAAGAAAGCGTGAGTATTACGAGAAACCGAGTGTAAAACGTAAAAAGAAATCTGAGGCGGCTAGAAAACGTAAATTCTAA
- a CDS encoding HD family phosphohydrolase, whose protein sequence is MFGAMKKVFNTLKFDAFLLFLVGLSTLLLYTFMFSSVKNETYEVEEFKISQHTIRATKTVEDTVKTEQERQRAAQEVSAVYHFSEEVAKNRQAIATSIFDSLLEVKNENAARNKESGKPVFTQKEQIAEIRKKLASLKEEEPDLNLNDNTISNLLALDTEDMAKTQDKLVSVIGTTLSKPIRTADLASAQYEVERQLRLSDSIPPSVLQTVITLARSLVVETETINETLTEARIEQAKAAVEPTRILQGQVLVREGQLIDGEIYRQLELTGLLTNQSSLKPLLGLGLFVLFVSSLIYLHFSTWVENAKVKKKALLIVLTVFYLLVILMKLIALIEKDFDVLVAFLFPTALASMLIKLLTNERLALMMTFITAATAGIMLQEGYAALIQMEIALYILFSGIVSLYLLGNSGRRSSILRTSVGVACSNTLFIAFYLLMTQSTYDLPELVFYLIAAISSGILSGALTIGLMPFFESAFGILSDMKLIELSNPNHPLLKKVLTETPGTYHHSVMVANLADAACESIGANGLLARVGSYYHDIGKTVRPGYFIENQHAGQNPHDHLPPEKSRDIIIAHAEDGAKMLEKHKMPAEIIDIARQHHGTSLLKYFLVKAQTDGEEVKEEEYRYKGPKPQTKEIAIISIADSVEAAVRSMKEPTPQKIAALVKAIINDRLNDGQFNECDLSMKELRKVEKVICETLNGIFHNRIEYPE, encoded by the coding sequence ATGTTCGGTGCAATGAAAAAAGTGTTCAATACTCTTAAATTCGATGCTTTCCTATTATTTCTCGTCGGCCTCTCCACATTGCTTTTATACACTTTCATGTTCAGCAGTGTGAAGAACGAAACATACGAAGTGGAAGAGTTCAAAATTTCCCAACATACGATCCGGGCAACGAAGACGGTCGAGGATACGGTGAAAACGGAACAGGAAAGGCAGAGGGCCGCACAGGAAGTATCCGCTGTCTATCATTTCTCGGAAGAGGTCGCAAAAAACAGGCAGGCAATCGCAACTTCCATTTTCGACAGCTTGCTGGAAGTGAAAAATGAAAATGCTGCCCGGAATAAAGAATCCGGAAAGCCCGTCTTCACACAAAAGGAGCAAATAGCGGAAATCCGGAAAAAGTTGGCAAGCCTGAAGGAAGAAGAGCCGGATTTGAACCTGAATGATAATACCATTTCCAATTTATTGGCCTTGGATACGGAAGATATGGCGAAAACTCAGGATAAGCTTGTTTCGGTTATTGGAACCACCTTATCGAAACCGATCCGGACAGCTGATTTGGCATCCGCCCAGTATGAAGTGGAACGTCAGTTGAGGTTATCCGATTCGATTCCTCCATCTGTGCTACAAACGGTCATCACTTTAGCACGATCCTTGGTCGTTGAGACGGAGACGATTAATGAAACATTGACGGAGGCTAGGATCGAGCAGGCGAAGGCCGCAGTAGAGCCGACCCGTATTTTACAAGGACAAGTACTCGTTCGGGAAGGCCAATTGATCGACGGGGAAATCTATCGGCAACTGGAATTGACCGGCCTTCTGACGAATCAATCCTCGCTGAAGCCGTTGCTCGGACTTGGACTTTTCGTTCTGTTCGTATCTTCATTGATCTACTTGCATTTCAGTACATGGGTTGAAAATGCCAAGGTGAAGAAAAAAGCGTTATTGATCGTACTGACGGTCTTTTACCTATTAGTCATCCTTATGAAATTGATTGCGCTGATCGAGAAGGATTTTGATGTACTGGTCGCTTTCCTATTCCCGACCGCTTTAGCATCGATGCTCATCAAATTGTTGACGAATGAACGATTGGCTTTGATGATGACGTTTATTACCGCGGCAACAGCGGGAATTATGCTACAAGAAGGGTATGCCGCGCTCATTCAAATGGAGATTGCCCTATACATATTATTTAGCGGAATCGTTAGTTTATATTTGCTTGGGAATAGTGGAAGAAGATCGAGCATTTTAAGGACAAGTGTGGGAGTGGCGTGCTCCAATACGCTGTTCATCGCATTTTATCTGCTGATGACACAATCGACGTATGATCTGCCTGAATTGGTCTTTTACTTGATTGCCGCCATTTCATCAGGCATTTTGTCCGGAGCCTTGACGATCGGGCTCATGCCGTTTTTTGAATCGGCATTCGGCATCTTGTCGGATATGAAATTGATTGAATTGTCGAATCCGAATCATCCGTTATTGAAAAAAGTCCTTACCGAAACGCCAGGGACTTATCATCATAGTGTTATGGTCGCGAACTTGGCGGATGCTGCCTGTGAATCAATAGGCGCCAATGGACTGCTCGCGCGGGTCGGAAGTTATTATCATGATATCGGCAAAACGGTGCGTCCGGGCTATTTCATCGAAAATCAGCATGCCGGCCAGAACCCGCATGATCATTTGCCGCCTGAAAAAAGCCGGGATATTATCATCGCCCATGCTGAGGATGGCGCTAAAATGTTGGAAAAGCATAAGATGCCGGCGGAAATCATCGATATTGCGAGACAACATCACGGAACTAGTTTATTGAAATATTTCCTCGTGAAAGCGCAAACTGATGGAGAAGAGGTCAAGGAGGAAGAGTACCGGTATAAGGGGCCGAAGCCGCAAACAAAAGAAATTGCCATCATTTCGATTGCGGATAGTGTCGAAGCGGCAGTCCGTTCTATGAAAGAACCGACCCCTCAAAAGATTGCGGCTCTCGTGAAAGCGATTATCAATGATCGGCTGAACGATGGCCAATTCAACGAATGTGACCTATCCATGAAGGAATTGCGGAAGGTAGAAAAGGTCATTTGCGAAACGTTGAATGGAATATTCCACAACCGGATTGAATATCCGGAATGA
- the mtaB gene encoding tRNA (N(6)-L-threonylcarbamoyladenosine(37)-C(2))-methylthiotransferase MtaB: MSSVAFQTLGCKVNHYETEAIWQLFKEAGYERVDFDKNADVYVINTCTVTNTGDKKSRQVIRRAIRKNPDGVICVTGCYAQTSPAEIMAIPGVDIVVGTQDRVKLLGLIDEYRNERQPINAVRNIMKNRVYEELDVPAFTDRTRASLKIQEGCNNFCTFCIIPWARGLMRSRDPQEVIRQAQQLVDAGYLEIVLTGIHTGGYGEDLKDYNLARLLRHLESEVKGLKRLRISSIEASQLTDEVIQVLKESKIVVRHLHIPIQSGSNTVLKRMRRKYTMEFFAERLDRLREALPQLAITSDVIVGFPGETEEEFMDTYNFIRDHRFSELHVFPYSKRTGTPAARMEDQVDEEVKNERVHRLLELNDQLAKEYASSFENEVLEVIPEERYKEDPESGLYEGYTDNYLKVVLPADESMVGKIVRVKINKAGYPYNEGQFVRVVDEQKIFA; the protein is encoded by the coding sequence ATGTCTTCTGTCGCTTTTCAAACGCTAGGCTGCAAAGTGAACCATTATGAGACGGAGGCGATCTGGCAACTTTTCAAAGAAGCGGGTTATGAACGCGTGGATTTTGATAAGAATGCGGACGTCTACGTGATTAATACATGTACTGTCACGAATACAGGTGACAAGAAAAGTCGCCAGGTGATCCGGCGCGCCATCCGGAAAAATCCGGACGGTGTCATTTGTGTAACGGGTTGTTATGCCCAGACTTCGCCGGCGGAAATCATGGCCATTCCGGGAGTCGATATTGTGGTAGGCACGCAGGACCGGGTGAAACTGCTCGGCTTGATCGACGAATACCGCAACGAGCGCCAACCGATCAACGCAGTCCGCAATATTATGAAAAACCGGGTGTACGAAGAGTTGGACGTTCCAGCATTTACGGATCGGACCCGTGCTTCCCTCAAAATCCAGGAAGGCTGCAATAATTTCTGTACATTTTGCATTATTCCATGGGCGCGCGGCTTGATGCGTTCCCGTGATCCGCAAGAGGTCATTCGCCAAGCTCAACAGCTTGTCGATGCCGGCTATTTGGAAATTGTCCTGACGGGCATCCATACGGGAGGCTACGGTGAGGATTTGAAGGATTATAACCTCGCCCGTCTTCTACGCCATCTGGAATCCGAAGTGAAAGGTTTGAAACGGCTTCGCATAAGTTCCATCGAAGCGAGCCAGTTGACGGATGAAGTTATTCAAGTGTTGAAAGAATCAAAAATCGTCGTTCGACATCTTCATATCCCGATCCAATCGGGTTCTAATACGGTGCTTAAACGGATGCGCCGGAAATACACGATGGAGTTTTTCGCGGAACGCTTAGACCGTTTGCGGGAAGCCCTTCCTCAACTGGCGATCACTTCCGACGTCATTGTCGGGTTCCCGGGTGAGACGGAAGAGGAGTTCATGGACACATACAATTTCATCCGGGATCATCGGTTCTCCGAACTGCATGTCTTCCCGTATTCAAAACGGACAGGCACACCGGCAGCGCGGATGGAAGACCAAGTGGACGAAGAAGTGAAGAACGAGAGAGTACACCGATTGCTTGAATTGAACGACCAGCTGGCGAAAGAATATGCCTCTTCCTTCGAGAATGAAGTGCTCGAAGTCATTCCGGAAGAGCGATATAAGGAAGACCCGGAAAGCGGTTTGTATGAAGGCTATACCGATAACTACTTGAAGGTCGTCCTCCCAGCTGATGAATCCATGGTCGGTAAAATTGTACGCGTAAAAATCAATAAAGCGGGCTATCCTTACAATGAAGGCCAATTTGTCCGCGTTGTAGACGAACAAAAAATCTTTGCCTAA
- the deoC gene encoding deoxyribose-phosphate aldolase — MVTKFASYIDHTALKAETNKGEILALCEEAKNYSFASVCVNPAWVKTAVAALQGSSVKVCTVIGFPLGASTTETKAFEAENTIANGATEVDMVLNIGALKSGEYELVKEDIQAVVNAAKGKALVKVIIETSLLTDAEKRKACELSVAAGADFVKTSTGFSTGGATEEDVKLMRAVVGPEMGVKASGGVRNIEDMKKMIDAGATRIGASSGVQIMEGLAAETDY; from the coding sequence TTGGTTACGAAATTTGCATCCTATATCGATCATACGGCGTTGAAAGCTGAAACTAACAAAGGGGAAATCCTGGCCTTATGTGAGGAAGCGAAAAACTATTCATTTGCATCCGTCTGCGTCAATCCAGCTTGGGTTAAAACAGCCGTAGCCGCATTGCAAGGCTCATCGGTGAAAGTATGCACGGTTATCGGGTTTCCGCTAGGTGCATCCACTACGGAAACAAAAGCATTCGAGGCCGAAAACACCATCGCCAACGGAGCAACTGAAGTGGACATGGTGTTGAACATCGGTGCGTTGAAAAGCGGCGAATACGAGCTTGTGAAGGAGGATATTCAAGCCGTTGTGAACGCGGCAAAAGGGAAAGCGCTCGTCAAAGTCATTATCGAGACATCCTTATTGACAGACGCGGAGAAAAGAAAAGCATGCGAATTATCGGTTGCAGCCGGGGCGGATTTTGTCAAAACATCGACAGGGTTTTCGACCGGGGGAGCAACTGAAGAAGATGTCAAGCTGATGCGGGCGGTCGTCGGCCCGGAAATGGGAGTCAAAGCATCTGGCGGCGTCCGGAATATAGAAGATATGAAAAAAATGATTGATGCGGGAGCAACGAGGATCGGCGCCAGTTCAGGCGTACAAATCATGGAAGGGCTAGCTGCCGAAACGGATTATTAA
- a CDS encoding sporulation protein YqfD, translating into MFDKWYRIKLTGKGDVGKFLADLTSKGIQIRSLSIDHQIATFRTDRKGLAQLRKHRRAFRLKFTVTGPQQDSGAKRIILTPLFLIACAIPFACSFFLWTVQVESDRPEVVDRIEAKLEAASIVPLRPLALLPEEGEIRRSLMKNDPSLSWIRFRKVGTSLTVIPMLSPPSNRIDEPAGPPSNLVARTGGVITRFELEKGERVGRVHQTVRKGDVLATGVLEQGSKTVIVGAEGEIYADYWMEYQFSIPRTITYQMQGEEIVELSFRAPWKKEGKVDLDSGERTFPWPFIQTKRYTNELTGKLVLEEGMEKSVILPLLKNKFLSAPSSKAIIKDEKILHVSFDNDKVSGTVLFLINDDIATKRPISQGD; encoded by the coding sequence ATGTTTGATAAATGGTACCGCATCAAACTCACTGGAAAAGGGGACGTTGGAAAATTCCTTGCAGACCTGACCTCGAAAGGGATCCAAATCCGCTCCTTATCGATCGATCACCAAATCGCTACATTTCGGACGGACCGGAAAGGACTGGCCCAGCTACGGAAACATAGGAGAGCATTCCGCCTCAAATTCACCGTCACCGGCCCACAGCAGGACAGCGGCGCTAAACGTATTATCCTGACCCCGTTATTCCTGATTGCATGCGCCATTCCATTCGCCTGTTCCTTTTTTCTATGGACCGTGCAAGTGGAATCCGACCGGCCCGAAGTGGTCGACCGGATCGAGGCGAAGTTGGAAGCAGCATCGATCGTTCCGCTGCGTCCGTTGGCTTTGCTGCCTGAAGAAGGGGAGATTCGAAGAAGCCTCATGAAGAATGATCCTTCTCTCTCTTGGATCCGCTTCCGGAAGGTGGGGACCTCCTTGACTGTCATTCCAATGCTTTCGCCCCCTTCCAATCGAATCGATGAACCGGCAGGCCCGCCATCCAATCTTGTTGCTCGTACTGGAGGGGTCATCACCCGTTTCGAATTGGAAAAAGGGGAACGGGTGGGAAGGGTTCATCAAACGGTGAGAAAGGGTGATGTCCTGGCGACGGGTGTCTTGGAGCAAGGTTCCAAAACTGTCATCGTCGGTGCGGAAGGGGAAATCTATGCCGATTATTGGATGGAGTATCAATTCAGTATTCCAAGGACGATCACCTATCAAATGCAAGGGGAAGAAATTGTCGAACTTTCCTTCCGGGCGCCTTGGAAAAAAGAAGGGAAAGTAGATTTGGACAGCGGAGAGCGGACGTTTCCATGGCCGTTCATCCAGACAAAGCGATACACGAATGAACTCACCGGAAAACTTGTTTTAGAGGAGGGTATGGAGAAGAGTGTCATCTTGCCTTTATTGAAAAATAAGTTTTTATCGGCTCCTTCGTCAAAAGCGATCATAAAAGATGAAAAAATTTTGCACGTCTCATTCGATAATGATAAAGTTAGTGGGACCGTACTATTTTTAATCAATGATGATATCGCAACAAAAAGACCGATTTCCCAAGGAGACTGA
- the ybeY gene encoding rRNA maturation RNase YbeY: MLELFFEDETGMVDTEMEELIRNLLNHAAATEQLEGSPEVSITFMTDSEIQKINAEYRGKDVPTDVISFALEEMSEGEVAIVGENLPTVLGDIIISVETAQNQAAEYGHEFNRELGFLALHGFLHLLGYDHMTEEEEKVMFGKQKEILDSFGLGR, encoded by the coding sequence ATGCTTGAACTGTTTTTTGAAGATGAAACCGGAATGGTGGATACGGAAATGGAGGAGCTGATCCGAAATTTGCTGAATCATGCAGCAGCAACAGAGCAATTGGAAGGGAGTCCTGAAGTTTCTATCACTTTTATGACCGATTCAGAAATTCAAAAAATTAATGCTGAATATCGGGGAAAAGACGTTCCCACAGATGTCATCTCGTTCGCACTCGAAGAGATGTCGGAAGGGGAAGTTGCCATCGTCGGGGAAAATCTGCCTACCGTTCTGGGCGACATTATCATTTCCGTGGAAACCGCCCAAAACCAGGCAGCTGAATATGGCCATGAGTTTAATCGTGAACTCGGATTTCTGGCGCTGCATGGGTTTTTACACCTCTTGGGCTACGACCATATGACCGAGGAAGAGGAGAAAGTGATGTTCGGTAAACAGAAGGAGATCCTTGATTCGTTCGGACTTGGAAGGTGA
- a CDS encoding diacylglycerol kinase family protein, whose product MRNFFKSFSYAWNGIYLGIRSERNFKFHLFAAGAVILAGIRTGLTMMEWFIVSVLIGGMLALELMNTAIEKVVDLVTEEYHQLAKQAKDLAAGAVLIYAIISAIIGLLLFGSKWLY is encoded by the coding sequence ATGCGGAATTTTTTCAAGTCATTCAGCTATGCGTGGAATGGCATTTATCTAGGAATCCGATCGGAACGAAATTTCAAATTCCATTTGTTCGCTGCGGGAGCGGTTATATTAGCAGGGATTAGGACAGGGCTGACGATGATGGAATGGTTCATTGTCAGTGTATTGATCGGCGGAATGCTTGCATTGGAGTTAATGAACACCGCTATCGAAAAAGTAGTCGATCTCGTCACGGAAGAGTATCATCAGTTGGCCAAGCAAGCCAAGGACTTAGCTGCGGGAGCCGTACTTATCTACGCAATCATCAGTGCTATTATCGGATTGCTCCTATTCGGATCAAAATGGCTCTATTAA
- a CDS encoding 16S rRNA (uracil(1498)-N(3))-methyltransferase, with translation MQRYFLQHPFDNEGQATISGEDGKHIVRVMRMELGEGLIAVSEGEAFLSAITEITADGVVIQQQDGPLPSNEMPLHVTIACGLPKGDKLDLIVQKGTELGMAGIIPFQAERSIVKWDEKKGGKKVERLQKIAKEAAEQCHRTRIPTVSSPMTFRQLLAEATNFDVLLLADEEDAKSGEPHKIAERLKNVYHKQTVLAVFGPEGGLSRTEAEALRSAGFLPMSLGPRILRTETAPFYLLSALSYEFE, from the coding sequence TTGCAACGTTATTTTCTGCAACACCCATTTGATAACGAAGGGCAAGCAACAATCTCCGGGGAGGACGGCAAGCATATTGTCCGTGTCATGCGGATGGAGCTTGGAGAAGGATTGATCGCCGTTTCCGAGGGGGAAGCTTTTCTTTCCGCGATTACGGAAATCACGGCTGACGGTGTCGTCATTCAACAACAGGATGGGCCTCTGCCTTCTAATGAAATGCCTCTACATGTGACAATTGCTTGTGGTCTGCCGAAAGGGGATAAGCTCGATTTGATCGTCCAAAAAGGGACGGAGCTCGGGATGGCAGGCATCATCCCTTTTCAAGCGGAACGCTCTATTGTGAAATGGGATGAGAAGAAGGGCGGCAAAAAGGTCGAGCGGTTGCAGAAAATCGCCAAGGAAGCGGCGGAGCAATGCCATCGCACCCGCATTCCGACCGTGTCGAGTCCGATGACATTCCGTCAATTGCTAGCTGAAGCAACCAACTTCGACGTGCTCCTATTGGCGGATGAAGAAGATGCCAAAAGCGGAGAACCGCATAAGATTGCAGAGCGGCTGAAAAACGTGTATCATAAACAAACGGTACTGGCTGTTTTCGGACCGGAAGGCGGCCTGTCCCGAACGGAAGCGGAAGCGCTGCGATCGGCAGGATTCCTTCCAATGTCGTTAGGCCCAAGAATTTTACGCACGGAGACGGCACCTTTCTATCTATTGTCCGCCCTGTCTTACGAATTTGAATGA